Part of the Oerskovia paurometabola genome is shown below.
GTCGGTCGCGGTCATGTGCTTCTTGCCCATGGGCGCGACCTCGCCGAGCGCGACCGCGTGCGTGCCGGTGCCCACCAGGACCTCACGCTTGGCGGCGCGCAGCTCGCCGGGCGCCAGGTCGTCCACGTCGGGGCGCGGCGTCACGGGTCCCAGGCCCAGGCGGGCGCCGTCGGGCAGCGTGGTCCAGGCGCCGGGGGCGGGCGTGCAGCCGCGCACCTGGCGGTCGATCGCGAGCGCAGGGTGCGCCCAGCGCACGTGCGCGTCCTCGGGGGTCAGCTTCGCGGCCGTGCTGATCCCCTCGGCGGGCTGGACGACCGGGGACGCGGCGCCGTCCTCGATCGCGTCGAGCGTCGCCACGAGCAGCCCGGCGCCCGAGGCCGCGAGCCGGCCCAGGAGGTCGCCAGCGGTGTCGCGGGGACGGATGGTCTCGGTCATGGTGCCCAGCACGGGCCCCGAGTCCAGTCCCTCCTCGATGAGGAACGTCGTGGCTCCCGTGACCTCGTCGCCCGCGATGATCGCGCGCTGCACGGGGGCCGCGCCGCGCCAGGCGGGCAGGACCGAGAAGTGCAGGTTGACCCAGCCGAGGCGGGGGACGTCGAGCACCTCGCGGCGCAGGATCTCGCCGTACGCCACCACGGGCGCGCAGTCGACCTCCAGGGCCGCGAGCCGGGCCACGAACTCCTCGCCGCGGGGGCGGTCCGTGATGACCGGGATCCCGGCCTCCTCCGCACGCACCCGCACAGGGCTGGGTGTCAGCCGGCGGCCGCGACCCGAGGGCGCGTCGGCGCGGGTGAGGACGGCGACCACCTCGTGCCGGGAGTCGATCAGGGCATCGAGGGCCGGGACGGCCACGTCCGGGGTTCCGGCGAAGAGCACACGCATGGGGCGAGTCTAGGCGGTACGCCCCTCCCGGCCCGCCCCGGGACGGGCCTCCGCCCGGTCCCGCTCAGGAGGTGCGCACCCCGACGCCGAGGTCGCGCAGCACCGCACGCAACCCCGCGGCGTCCTCGAAGCGCAGGGTCCGGAACCCCAGCCCGGCGGCGGCCGTGACGTTCGCCACGGAGTCGTCGACGAACAGGGTGCGCGCAGGGTCCAGGGCGAAGCGCTCGGTCGCGGCCTCGAAGATGCGCGGGTCCGGCTTGACGAGCCCCACGCGCCCCGAGACCAGGACGTCCTGCATGAGCCCGATCGCCGGGGCTGCGGGCTCGGCCTCGTGGAACATCTCCGCGGACCAGTTCGTCAGGCCGTACAGCCGCACGCCGAGGGCACGCAGCTCTCGCACCACCTCCTCCGTGCCGGGCACGGGCCCCACGAGGCTCGCCGCGAAGTTCTCGGTGTACACGTCGAGCAGGCTCACGTGCTCGGGGTGGTGCTCGGCGATCTCGCGCCGCGCGTCGGCCCAGGACCGGCCCGCGTCCTGGCGGGCGTTGAACGTGGGGAAGTCGACGGCCTCGAAGAAGGCCTCGACGTCGGCGCGGTCCATGCGCCCCACGTAGGCGGCGTACGGGTCCCAGGTCACCAGGACGTTGCCGAAGTCGAACAGGACCGTGTCGATCAGGGCCCGGGTCGGGTTCTCGCGCTCGGCGGTGCTCACAACATCTCCTTGGGGTCGAGCTGGACGCGTACGCTCCCACCCTCGCGCTTCGCGGAGCGGACCGCCAGGGAGGCCGAGAGCTCGCGGGCGAGCCGGCGGCCGTCGCGCAGCGGGACGCGCACGATCGTGCGCACAGGGGGCTGTAGCGACGGGTCGCGCCCGGCCCCGCCCCGCCCAGGCCGGCCCGCGGCGTCCGGGACCTCGACGGGTCCCAGGGTCGTCGAGGCGTCCGCGAGTCCCACGCGAGCCACGACGGCGTCCACGGCCTGCCGGTCCCCCGTGACCGCGGCGACCCGCACGGCGGGCGGCAGGTCGAGCTCGCGACGCTCGGCCAGCTCACGGTCGGCGAACCCCGCCGGGTCCCAGCGCACCAGGGCGTTGGTGGGCCCGGGGGCCGCGTCGCCCACGAGCAGCACCTGGCCTCCCTCGCGGGCCGATCGCACCAGGCCTGCGGCCGTGAGCCAGCGGTGCAGCGCGTCCTGGGCGACCGCGAGGCCCACGTGCGCGGTGCTCAGCGCCGCGTCGAGCAGCAGCGCGGCGGCGTAGCCGCCCTCGGCGACGGGTTCCGCGCCCGGGGTCGCCACGATCACGGCGGGGCGCGGCCCGACGGCGGAGATCACCCCGCCCGGGGCGCTCGCCCCCGAGACACGCACCGCGACCCCCGGGAACGCCCGGCCCAGCTCCTCGGCCGTGCGCCCCGACCCGACGCGCACCGAGCGCAGGCCCGTCCAGTGGCACTCGTCGCACGACCACGCCCCGGCCAGGGCGCCGCACCACGCGCACTGCGGTGGGGCGCCCGGGCCGGGCAGCATGAGCGGCCCGTGGCACGTGCCGCAGTGCGCGGCCGTCCGGCAGCGCGCGCACGCCACGACGGGCAGGTATCCGGCTCGCGGGACCTGGACCAGGACCGGGCCCGCGCCCAGGGCGTCCCGCACGGCCCGCCACGCGGCGCTCGGCAGGCGGGCGGCGGCCCCGGCGCCCTCGGCCGCGAGCTCGACCGACGTCAGCGCCCGCACCCGTGGGGCCCGCGCACGCAGCACCTCGCGGGGGGCCGCGACCTCCCGGGCCCAGCCGGACTCGAGGAGCGCCTGGGCCTGCACCGTGCGGCTGACCGACCCCAGCAGGAACGCCGCGCCCTCGAGCTCGCTGCGCAGCGCGAGGACCTCGCGGGCGTGCGGGTAGGGCGAGCGCGGCTCGGCGAGGGTCTCCTCGCCGTCGTTCCAGCACGCCACGAGGCCCAGGTCCTGGACGGGCGCGAACGCCGCGGCGCGCGTCCCGACGACGACCCGCACCTCTCCCCGCAACGCCGCCAGGAAGCTGCGGTACCGGGGCGAGGGGCCCTCGTCGGCGGTCAGGCGCACGAACTGCCCGGCACGGCGCGCGGTGTGCGGTGCGTAGCCCGCGAGCTCGAGGGCGAGGCACATCTGGTCGACGTCGCGCGCGTCGGGCAGCACCACGAGCGCGCCACGCCCGCCCGTCACCGTCGCCCGCACGGCCTCGGCCAGCGCCAGGGCCCAGTGCTGGACGCCCTGCGCGGGGTCCTGCTCGCCCCCGCCACGGGTCGCCGGGGGACGAGCCCCCTGGACGGGCTCGCCGTCGGCCACGCGGCCGGGAAGGGCCGTCCAGACCGCACGCGGCGCGGACCCGCTGACCAGGTGGTTCAGGAACGCGGCACCGCCGCGGTAGGGCGCCCACGCGGAGGGCCGGTCAGGGTCCGGCGGCCCGGGGGGCGCCGGTGGGCTCGCGCCCTGCGGCGCGTCGCCGTCGGCGACCGGGACGCTCGCGGCGTCCCCCGCCGCCCCGGTCGCCGCACCGGGAGCGTCCTGCGTGCCCGACGGCGCGGACTCGGCCCGCGCGTGCCGCGGCGGGATCGCGAGGCGCAGCACGTCCGAGAGCGTGCCCGCGTAGTGGTCGGCGACCGTACGGCACAACGCCGCGACCTGCGGCGTGAGCACCTGCTCGGCCGACACGAGCCGCTTGAGCGGCACGAGCCGCCCGTCGTGGTCGCTCGACGCGGCGCGCGCAAGGACGTAGCCGTCGGCCTCCTGCGGCCCGAACCGGGCCTTGACCCGGACGCCGGGCTGCGCGCCCTGGGCCATGGACGCCGGGACCAGGTAGTCGAACGTCTGGTCCAGGTGGTGCGGCACCAGGTCGAGGACGACCCGCGCGACCGGTAGGTCGCTCGCGATCTCGAGCGCACCCACCGGACGGGCGGCCTTGACCTTGCCCTGGGCGGTACGACCGGCGCGCGACGGCGCCTGCGGCGCGGGGATCAGCGCGAGCTGTTCCCCCGCGTCCTCGGGAGCGGCGTCCTGGCTGGTCATGGCCCTATCTCAGCACGCGCCACCCACGCCGGGCCAACCCGCGCGACGAGGCTCAGACGGCTGCCTGCAGGGCCGCCACGCGATCCGTGCGCTCCCACGTGAAGTCGGGCAGCTCGCGCCCGAAGTGCCCGTAGGCCGCGGTCTGCGAGTAGATGGGCCGCAGCAGGTCCAGGTCGGCGATGATCGCGGCAGGGCGCAGGTCGAAGACCTCGTCGATCGCCGCGCGGATGCGCTCGACCGGGACGGTCTCGGTGCCGAACGTCTCGACGTACAGGCCCACGGGGTGCGCCTTGCCGATCGCGTAGGCGACCTGGACCTCGCAGCGGCGCGCGAGCCCGGCCGCGACGACGTTCTTGGCCACCCAGCGCGTGGCGTAGGCGGCCGAGCGGTCGACCTTCGACGGGTCCTTGCCGGAGAACGCGCCGCCGCCGTGGCGGGCCATCCCACCGTAGGTGTCGACGATGATCTTGCGGCCCGTGAGCCCGGCGTCGCCCTGCGGACCACCGATGACGAACTTGCCGGTCGGGTTCACGAGCAGGCGGAAGTCCGCGACGTCCAGGTCGAGCCCTTCGACGACCGGGGCCACGACGAGCTCGGCGACCTGGGCGCGCAGCGTGTCCTGCAGGACGTCCTCGTCGTGCTGGGTCGAGAGCACCACGGTGTCGAGGCGGACCGCGCGGTCGCCGTCGTAGCCGATGGTCACCTGCGTCTTGCCGTCGGGGCGCAGCCCGGGCAGCGACCCGTCCTTGCGGACCAGCGCCAGGCGCTCGGCGAGGCGGTGCGCGAGGAAGATCGGCAGGGGCAGCAGCGTGGGCGTCTCGTCGCTCGCGTAGCCGAACATCAGGCCCTGGTCACCGGCGCCCTGGGCGTCGAGCGGGTCCAGATCGGACGTGTCGTCGCGCTGCTCCAGGCTCTTGTCGACGCCCTGGGCGATGTCCGGGGACTGCTGACCGATCGAGACCGACACACCGCACGAGTCGCCGTCGAAGCCGATCGCGGACGACGTGTAGCCGATCCCCTTGACGACGTCGCGGATGATCTGCGGGATCTCGACGTACGCGTTGGTCGTGACCTCGCCCGCCACGTGGACCAGTCCCGTGGTGACCATGGTCTCTACCGCGACACGCGACGACGGGTCCTGCGCGAGGAGGGCGTCGAGGATCGCGTCGGAGATCTGGTCGCAGACCTTGTCCGGGTGTCCCTCCGTCACGGACTCGGACGTGAACAGGCGCAGGTCGTCAGAAGTCATGGGGTCCAGCGTACTGTCCCGCTGGGTGATACCCGACATCCGACCACTGAGACGTGAAGGAGATCTCAGTCCGTGGTCGGCGCGAGCCGCGGGGAGGCTTTGAGGACCGTGTCCCACACCGCGTCCGCGACCTCACGCTTGGTGCCCTGGGCCTGGGCGACCGTCTCGCCCTGGGCGTCGACGATCAGCACCTCGTTGGTGTCCACCCCGAAGCCCTTGCCGTGGCCCACGGGGTTGATCACGAGGAGGTCGGCGCCCTTGCGACGTGCCTTCGCGCGGCCGTGGTGCCAGACGTCGCCCGCCTCGTCGCCCGTCTCGGCCGCGAAGCCGACGACGAGCTGACCCGGTCGCAACCGCTCGCGCGCGAGCTCCGCCAGGATGTCGGGGTTCTCGACCAGCTCGATGGGAGCGGGGCCCTGCCCGGGGATCTTCTTGATCTTGGTGGACGGCGTGCGAGCCGGGCGGAAGTCCGCGACGGCGGCCGTCATGACCACCACGTCGGCCTCCGGAGCCAGCGAACGCATGGCCTCGCGCAGCTCGGCCGTCGAGCCGACCCGGACGACGTCCGTGACCTGGTCGAGCTGCTCGGTCAGGTTCGCCCCGACGAGCGTGACGTCGGCACCCCTGTCCTGGGCGGCACGGGCCAGGGCGATGCCCTGACGTCCGCTCGACAGGTTCCCGATGAAGCGCACCGGGTCGATGGGTTCGCGCGTGCCGCCGGCCGAGACGACCACACGCAGGCCGGAGAGGTCCTGGGGCACCGCCGACGCGGCGCCTCGCCCGACCACCTCGAGGGCGGTCCGCGCGATGTCCTCGGGCTCGGGCAGCCGGCCCGGGCCGGTGTCCTTGCCCGTCAGCCGACCGCTCGCCGGCTCGATCACGTGCACCCCGCGCGAGCGCAGGGTCGCGACGTTGGCCACGGTCGCGGGGTGCTGCCACATCTCGGTGTGCATGGCCGGGGCCATGACGACCGGGCACGACACGGTCAGCAGCGTCGAGGTGAGCAGGTCGTCGGCGCGACCCGCGGCCGCCCGTGCGAGGAGGTCAGCCGTGGCGGGCGCGACGATCACCAGGTCCGCACCCTGACCGAGCGCGACGTGCGCGACCTGGGGGACGTCGTCGAACACCTCGGTGCTGACCTTCTCGCCCGACAGCGCCTCGAACGTCGGGGCCCCCACGAACCGCAGGGCGGACGCGGTGGGGACGACCCGCACCTGGTGCCCCTGCTCACGCAGGAGCCGCAGCAGGAGCACGGCCTTGTAGGCCGCCACTCCCCCGGAGACCCCGAGAAGGATCCTCATGGGTACGAACCCTCCCTCTGTGCCACGCACGCCGCGCCCACCCGGACCACCGAGCCGCCCGCAGGCGGCCCCGCGGTCAGGAGGCGGGAGCCTCCACGGTCTCGATCGTGAGCAGGCCCTCGTTGATCTCGCGCATCGCGATCGACAGCGGCTTCTCCTGGTTGCGGGTCTCGACGAGCGGGCCCACGTTCTCCAGCAGGCCCTCGTTGAGCTGCGAGTAGTACGCGTTGATCTGACGGGCACGCTTGGCCGCGTAGATCACGAGCGCGTACTTGGAGTCGGCGCGCTCCAGCAGGTCGTCGATCGGCGGGTCGGTGATGCCCTCGGGGGCGGCGATGGTTCCAGACACAGTCTCACTCCGTGAGTCAGGGGGGCCTGCGGCGGCTCAGACGGTCGCCCGCAGGATGGATCAAAGAGGTTGCGCGCGCTCAAGACGCACACGCCTGACGACCAGTCTACTGGGCAGGCACAAGTCCTGGTGGTGCCCACGCCCGTGACGTCGGCACCACGAGGGTCACGCGACGGGCGTCAGACCCATCGCCTCGACGAGCGCGTCGGTCGCCCGGTGCACCTCGTCGTTGACGATCACGACGTCGAACTCGGGCTCGGCGGCCAGCTCGACGCGGGCCGTGGCGAGGCGGCGCTCACGCTCCTCGGGACCCTCCGTGCCGCGGCCGACGAGCCTGCGCTCGAGCTCCTCCCAGCTGGGCGGGGCGAGGAACACGAACCGGGCCTCGGGCATGGACTCGCGCACCTGGCGCGCGCCCTGCAGGTCGATCTCGAGCAGGGCGGGGACCCCCGCCGCGAGCTTCTCCTCGACCGGCCGGCGAGGGGTCCCGTACCTGTTGCGCCCGTGCACCACGGCCCACTCCAGCATCTCGCCCGCCTCGACCAGCCGGTCGAACTCCTCGGCGCCGATGAAGTGGTAGTGGACGCCGTCCACCTCGCCGGGGCGAGCGGCACGGGTGGTGGCGGACACGGACAACCACACCTGCGGGTACCGCGCGCGGATGTCCGCCGACACGGTCCCCTTCCCGACGGCGGTGGGTCCCGCCAGGACGGTCAGGCGGGCAGGGGTCGGTGGTGCGGCAGGCGCCGAGGCGGCCTGCGCGGTGGGTGAAGCGGAAATGTCAGCCAAACCTCTCGATGAGCGCCGCGGACTGGTGGGGTCCCAGCCCGCGGACACGACGTGTCTCGGCGATCCCGATCTCCTCCATGATCGCCCGGGCCTTCACCTTACCCACGCCGGGGAGCGACTCCAGCAGCGCGACGACGCGCAGCTTGCCGATCACGTCGTCCGTGCGGCCCTGCTCGATCACCTCGGCCAGGGAGCCCTGGGAGTGCTTCAACCGGTTCTTGACCTCGGCCCGCACTCGACGCGCCTCGGCCGCCTTCTCGAGTGCCGCCGCGCGCTGCTCGGGGGTCAGGGATGGTAGTGCCACGCAAGTCACCTACTTGTCCTCAGACGGATGGGCCCACACGTGCACCGGGGCCGCCGACCGGATCTGATGCCCCCGGTGGCGACCTCGACACCCTCGAAACTAGCCACACCTGGCAGGCCAGGCAACGTTCACACGCCCTGAGCAGCGAACTTCCTCGCGATCTTCGCCCTGGTCGCAGGCCCGGCGCCGCACGCGTCGAGGTAGCCGTCGATGCTCCCGAACTCGTTCTCGGCGAGCTCCCACGCGCCGCGGAGGTACTCCGGCTCGACGCCCAGCAAGGGGGTCAGGGCGTCCTTGTCGAGGCCGGGGATCGGGGGGATCACGGCGGCGAGCCCCTCGACCGCGGCACCGCTCGCGAGGTATTCGGCGAGCCGGTCCTCCTCGCTCACACCGCAGACGTGCTGGACGAGCGCGACGATCCACCCGGTCCGGTCCTTGCCCGCCGAGCAGTGCACGACGACCGCCCCGTCGGCCTCCGCGATGTCCTCCAGGGCCTCTCCGACCGTCCGCCGGATGGCCGGGTCCGTGACGAACGTCGCATAGACGCCGTGCATCATGGCCCGTGCGAGGGCCTGCGGGTCGTCGGCCCCGAGCAGGCGCCCGATCATGGCTGCGGTGTCGGCGGAGCGCTCCTCGGTCGCGGCCTCCTCGCGGCCCGGGGTACCGGAGGCGGCCGGTGCGTCGGCCCCACCCAGCGCGTGCCCGACGCCGACCGCCGGGTCCAGCGGCCGGGGCACCACGCGCGTGGTCGCCGGGACGACGTCCTGACCGTCGCGCTCGACCTCGTCCGCGCCACGCAGGTCGAGGTCGAGCGTCACGCCCAGCGCCTCGAGCGCGGCGACGCCCTCGGGGGTCAGCCGCGACAGGCTCGCGGTCCGCACGAGCACCCCCGTGCGAAGCGGGGCGGTGGCGCCCGCCGGGACGGCGCGGCCACCGACGTCGCGCGCGTTCCAGGTGCCGGGGATGTCGAGGGCGTCGGGGGTCTGCCGGTCACCGGCAGCGAGAGAGGAGGTCATGGGACGAGTCTGTCAGGCCACTGCGCCGACGGCCCGGTGCCGGCGTGCGGTGAGTCGCCGGGTGCACGCCCCACCGACGCCCGAGGGGCGCCCACCGGGAGGGTGGACGCCCCTCGGGCGTCGAGAGCGTGGGCTCAGCCGCGCAGCGCGTCGGCCGCCTCACGCGAGGCCGCGCGGGCCGCCGTGAGCAGCGCCCCGGCGTCCGGTCCCGCGGCGAGGACGCCGCGCGACGAGGACGCGAGCACCTGACGACGAGCGTCGCCGAACACCGCGGCGAGCTCGGCCGCGCCCGCGCCCTGCGCACCGACCCCGGGCGCCAGGAGCGGGCCGTTGACCGCCGGCAGGTCCACCCCGGTGTTGCGGGCCGCGTCACCGATGGTCGCGCCCACGACCAGGCCGATCGACCCGAGCGGCGCGATCCCCTCGTTGAGCGCAGCGGCCTCCGCGGCGATGCGCGCGGCGACCGAGCGGACGTCGACCCCCGCGCCCGTGCGGGCGTGCTGGACCTGCGCGCCCTCCGGGTTGGACGTCAGGCACAGCACGAACAGCCCGCGCCCCGTCTCGAGCGCGGCCTCCACGGCCGGGGTCAGCGACCCGAAGCCCAGGTACGGGGAGACGGTCAGGGCGTCGCCCGCGAGCGGCGAGCCGTCGCGCAGGTAGGCGTCCGCGTACCCGGCCATGGTCGAGCCGATGTCGCCGCGCTTGGCGTCGACGATCGTCAGCGTCCCCGAGGGGCCAGCCGCCGCGGCGGCCGCGAGCACCTCCTCGAGGGCCGCGACGCCGCGCGACCCGTGGCGCTCGAACAAGGCAGACTGCGGCTTGAGCGCAGCGACCTGCCCACCCACGGCCTCCACGACCCGCAGGCCGAACTCCCGGAGCCCCGTGGCGTCGTCGGGCAGGCCCCAGGCCGCCAGCAGACCCGGGTGCGGGTCGATGCCCACGCACAGCGGCCCATGAGCGTCCATGGCCTCGGCGAGCCGCTCCCCGAAGGGGCGGCGCGCCGCGCCCGGCCCAGCGCTCACGCGTTCGCCTCGGCCTTGCGCGCGGCCGTGGCGGCCGTGTGCTCCTGCAGGCTCCACACGTCGAACGGACCCGCGAGGACCGCCTCGATGCCCTGGACCGCGGCCGCGAGCTGCTGGGTCGTCGTGACGATCGGCTTGTCCGCCGCGGTCGTGGCCGCCCGGATCTCGTAGCCGTCCGCGCGCGCGCCCTGACCGGACGGCGTGTTGATGACCATGTCGACCTTGCCCTCGGTGATGAGGTCGACGATCGTCGGCTCGCCGTCGGCGCCACGGCCCGACGAGAACTTGCGCACGACCGTGGCCGGGATGCCGTTGCGACGCAGCACACCGGCGGTCCCCTGGGTCGCGAGGATCTCGAAGCCCAGCTCCGTCAGGCGCTTGATCGGGAAGACGATCGAGCGCTTGTCACGGTCGGCGACCGACACGAAGACCGAGCCCGAGGTCGGCAGCCCGCCGAACGCCGCAGCCTGCGACTTGGCGAACGCGCGCGGGAAGTCGCGGTCGAAGCCCATGACCTCACCCGTCGAGCGCATCTCCGGGCCGAGCACCGTGTCGACCACGACGCCGTCGGTCGTGCGGAAGCGCTTGAACGGCAGCACGGCCTCCTTGACCGCGATCGGCGAGTCGAGGTCCAGGTGGCCCCCGTCGCCCTCCGCCGGCAGGACCCCGCTCGCGCGCAGGTCCGCGATGGACTCGCCGACCATGACGCGCGCCGCGGCCTTGGCCAGCGAGACCCCCGTCGCCTTGGAGACGAACGGCACCGTGCGCGAGGCACGCGGGTTCGCCTCCAGGACGTACAGGACGTCCGAGACGAGCGCGTACTGGACGTTGAGCAGCCCCCGCACGCCCACGCCCTTGGCGATGGCCTCGGTCGAGCGGCGGATGCGCTCGATCTCGGCCTCGCTCAGCGACACCGGGGGCAGCACGCACGCCGAGTCGCCCGAGTGGATGCCCGCCTCCTCGATGTGCTCCATGACGCCGCCCAGGTACAGCTCGGTGCCGTCGTAGAGCGCGTCGACGTCGATCTCCATGGCGTCGTCGAGGAAGCGGTCGATGAGCAGCGGCGCGGGCAACGAGCCCGTCGTCGTGCG
Proteins encoded:
- the gmk gene encoding guanylate kinase; protein product: MSASPTAQAASAPAAPPTPARLTVLAGPTAVGKGTVSADIRARYPQVWLSVSATTRAARPGEVDGVHYHFIGAEEFDRLVEAGEMLEWAVVHGRNRYGTPRRPVEEKLAAGVPALLEIDLQGARQVRESMPEARFVFLAPPSWEELERRLVGRGTEGPEERERRLATARVELAAEPEFDVVIVNDEVHRATDALVEAMGLTPVA
- the rpoZ gene encoding DNA-directed RNA polymerase subunit omega; the protein is MSGTIAAPEGITDPPIDDLLERADSKYALVIYAAKRARQINAYYSQLNEGLLENVGPLVETRNQEKPLSIAMREINEGLLTIETVEAPAS
- the fmt gene encoding methionyl-tRNA formyltransferase, whose translation is MRVLFAGTPDVAVPALDALIDSRHEVVAVLTRADAPSGRGRRLTPSPVRVRAEEAGIPVITDRPRGEEFVARLAALEVDCAPVVAYGEILRREVLDVPRLGWVNLHFSVLPAWRGAAPVQRAIIAGDEVTGATTFLIEEGLDSGPVLGTMTETIRPRDTAGDLLGRLAASGAGLLVATLDAIEDGAASPVVQPAEGISTAAKLTPEDAHVRWAHPALAIDRQVRGCTPAPGAWTTLPDGARLGLGPVTPRPDVDDLAPGELRAAKREVLVGTGTHAVALGEVAPMGKKHMTATDWARGARLGEHVVLGTPDETKDHA
- the coaBC gene encoding bifunctional phosphopantothenoylcysteine decarboxylase/phosphopantothenate--cysteine ligase CoaBC, whose product is MRILLGVSGGVAAYKAVLLLRLLREQGHQVRVVPTASALRFVGAPTFEALSGEKVSTEVFDDVPQVAHVALGQGADLVIVAPATADLLARAAAGRADDLLTSTLLTVSCPVVMAPAMHTEMWQHPATVANVATLRSRGVHVIEPASGRLTGKDTGPGRLPEPEDIARTALEVVGRGAASAVPQDLSGLRVVVSAGGTREPIDPVRFIGNLSSGRQGIALARAAQDRGADVTLVGANLTEQLDQVTDVVRVGSTAELREAMRSLAPEADVVVMTAAVADFRPARTPSTKIKKIPGQGPAPIELVENPDILAELARERLRPGQLVVGFAAETGDEAGDVWHHGRAKARRKGADLLVINPVGHGKGFGVDTNEVLIVDAQGETVAQAQGTKREVADAVWDTVLKASPRLAPTTD
- a CDS encoding tyrosine-protein phosphatase, whose product is MTSSLAAGDRQTPDALDIPGTWNARDVGGRAVPAGATAPLRTGVLVRTASLSRLTPEGVAALEALGVTLDLDLRGADEVERDGQDVVPATTRVVPRPLDPAVGVGHALGGADAPAASGTPGREEAATEERSADTAAMIGRLLGADDPQALARAMMHGVYATFVTDPAIRRTVGEALEDIAEADGAVVVHCSAGKDRTGWIVALVQHVCGVSEEDRLAEYLASGAAVEGLAAVIPPIPGLDKDALTPLLGVEPEYLRGAWELAENEFGSIDGYLDACGAGPATRAKIARKFAAQGV
- the mihF gene encoding integration host factor, actinobacterial type; this encodes MALPSLTPEQRAAALEKAAEARRVRAEVKNRLKHSQGSLAEVIEQGRTDDVIGKLRVVALLESLPGVGKVKARAIMEEIGIAETRRVRGLGPHQSAALIERFG
- the metK gene encoding methionine adenosyltransferase — protein: MTSDDLRLFTSESVTEGHPDKVCDQISDAILDALLAQDPSSRVAVETMVTTGLVHVAGEVTTNAYVEIPQIIRDVVKGIGYTSSAIGFDGDSCGVSVSIGQQSPDIAQGVDKSLEQRDDTSDLDPLDAQGAGDQGLMFGYASDETPTLLPLPIFLAHRLAERLALVRKDGSLPGLRPDGKTQVTIGYDGDRAVRLDTVVLSTQHDEDVLQDTLRAQVAELVVAPVVEGLDLDVADFRLLVNPTGKFVIGGPQGDAGLTGRKIIVDTYGGMARHGGGAFSGKDPSKVDRSAAYATRWVAKNVVAAGLARRCEVQVAYAIGKAHPVGLYVETFGTETVPVERIRAAIDEVFDLRPAAIIADLDLLRPIYSQTAAYGHFGRELPDFTWERTDRVAALQAAV
- a CDS encoding HAD family hydrolase — protein: MSTAERENPTRALIDTVLFDFGNVLVTWDPYAAYVGRMDRADVEAFFEAVDFPTFNARQDAGRSWADARREIAEHHPEHVSLLDVYTENFAASLVGPVPGTEEVVRELRALGVRLYGLTNWSAEMFHEAEPAAPAIGLMQDVLVSGRVGLVKPDPRIFEAATERFALDPARTLFVDDSVANVTAAAGLGFRTLRFEDAAGLRAVLRDLGVGVRTS
- the pyrF gene encoding orotidine-5'-phosphate decarboxylase, which codes for MSAGPGAARRPFGERLAEAMDAHGPLCVGIDPHPGLLAAWGLPDDATGLREFGLRVVEAVGGQVAALKPQSALFERHGSRGVAALEEVLAAAAAAGPSGTLTIVDAKRGDIGSTMAGYADAYLRDGSPLAGDALTVSPYLGFGSLTPAVEAALETGRGLFVLCLTSNPEGAQVQHARTGAGVDVRSVAARIAAEAAALNEGIAPLGSIGLVVGATIGDAARNTGVDLPAVNGPLLAPGVGAQGAGAAELAAVFGDARRQVLASSSRGVLAAGPDAGALLTAARAASREAADALRG
- a CDS encoding primosomal protein N': MTSQDAAPEDAGEQLALIPAPQAPSRAGRTAQGKVKAARPVGALEIASDLPVARVVLDLVPHHLDQTFDYLVPASMAQGAQPGVRVKARFGPQEADGYVLARAASSDHDGRLVPLKRLVSAEQVLTPQVAALCRTVADHYAGTLSDVLRLAIPPRHARAESAPSGTQDAPGAATGAAGDAASVPVADGDAPQGASPPAPPGPPDPDRPSAWAPYRGGAAFLNHLVSGSAPRAVWTALPGRVADGEPVQGARPPATRGGGEQDPAQGVQHWALALAEAVRATVTGGRGALVVLPDARDVDQMCLALELAGYAPHTARRAGQFVRLTADEGPSPRYRSFLAALRGEVRVVVGTRAAAFAPVQDLGLVACWNDGEETLAEPRSPYPHAREVLALRSELEGAAFLLGSVSRTVQAQALLESGWAREVAAPREVLRARAPRVRALTSVELAAEGAGAAARLPSAAWRAVRDALGAGPVLVQVPRAGYLPVVACARCRTAAHCGTCHGPLMLPGPGAPPQCAWCGALAGAWSCDECHWTGLRSVRVGSGRTAEELGRAFPGVAVRVSGASAPGGVISAVGPRPAVIVATPGAEPVAEGGYAAALLLDAALSTAHVGLAVAQDALHRWLTAAGLVRSAREGGQVLLVGDAAPGPTNALVRWDPAGFADRELAERRELDLPPAVRVAAVTGDRQAVDAVVARVGLADASTTLGPVEVPDAAGRPGRGGAGRDPSLQPPVRTIVRVPLRDGRRLARELSASLAVRSAKREGGSVRVQLDPKEML